From the genome of Paraburkholderia flava, one region includes:
- a CDS encoding carbohydrate ABC transporter permease, whose product MFPTPVARWKPVNRVLYKLSLPVALTIWLLPLLAVMVTSIRSSDELVEGNYWGWPRHFSLIANYRDALTTSPMLHYFWNSVLITVPAVIGSIALAAMAGFALAIYSFRGNTTLFATFVAGNFVPIQILMIPVRDLSLQMGIFNTVGALILFHIAFQTGFCALFLRNFIKQLPYELVEAARIEGAGEWMVFYRIVLPLIRPALAALAILVFTFVWNDYFWALCLTTGDEAAPITVGVAALKGQWVTAWNLVSAGSILAALPSVMMFFAMQRHFVAGLTFGATKG is encoded by the coding sequence ATGTTTCCGACCCCGGTCGCCCGCTGGAAACCCGTCAATCGTGTGCTGTACAAACTGTCGCTGCCGGTTGCGCTCACGATCTGGCTGCTGCCGCTGCTCGCGGTGATGGTCACGTCGATCCGCTCGTCCGACGAACTCGTCGAAGGCAATTACTGGGGCTGGCCGCGCCACTTCTCGCTGATCGCGAACTATCGCGACGCGCTGACCACGTCGCCGATGCTGCATTACTTCTGGAACAGCGTGCTGATCACGGTGCCGGCGGTGATCGGTTCGATCGCGCTCGCGGCAATGGCCGGCTTTGCGCTCGCGATCTATTCGTTTCGCGGCAACACAACCTTGTTTGCGACGTTCGTCGCGGGCAACTTCGTGCCGATCCAGATCCTGATGATTCCGGTGCGCGACCTGTCGCTACAGATGGGCATCTTCAATACGGTCGGCGCGCTGATCCTGTTTCACATCGCGTTTCAGACGGGTTTCTGTGCGCTGTTCCTGCGCAACTTCATCAAGCAGCTACCGTATGAGCTGGTGGAGGCGGCGCGCATCGAAGGCGCCGGCGAGTGGATGGTGTTCTACCGGATCGTGCTGCCGCTGATCCGCCCGGCGCTCGCCGCGCTCGCGATTCTCGTGTTCACGTTCGTGTGGAACGACTACTTCTGGGCACTGTGCCTGACGACCGGCGATGAGGCCGCGCCGATCACGGTCGGTGTTGCGGCGCTCAAAGGGCAGTGGGTGACGGCGTGGAATCTGGTGTCGGCCGGTTCGATTCTCGCGGCGCTGCCGTCGGTGATGATGTTCTTCGCGATGCAGCGGCACTTTGTGGCGGGGCTGACGTTTGGGGCGACGAAAGGATAG
- a CDS encoding carbohydrate ABC transporter permease: protein MMSETLGVPAVKVKRRRPMSATARQQRLAAFLFLAPACAMIAVYVVWPILSSITLSFYNWDGMSEKTFVGLANYVELFHTATFYTALRNNLLWLVLFLLAPPMGLAVALYLNQAVAGIRVVKSLFFAPFVLSGVVVGLMFSWFYDPTFGLLKLILGHGVPVLGDPRYVSFGIIFAALWPQTAYCMILYLTGLTSLNAEQIEAARMEGAKGWSMLWHVVLPQLRPTTFMAIVVTIIGALRSFDLIAVMSGGGPFESSTVLAYYMYDQAIKYYRIGYSAAIAVVLFAIMMVYIVYHLRRLLRTEQ from the coding sequence ATGATGTCCGAAACCCTCGGCGTGCCGGCGGTGAAAGTGAAGCGTCGCCGGCCCATGTCGGCCACGGCGCGGCAGCAGCGTCTTGCGGCGTTCCTGTTTCTCGCGCCCGCGTGCGCGATGATCGCGGTCTATGTGGTGTGGCCGATCCTCTCCAGCATTACGCTCAGTTTCTACAACTGGGACGGGATGTCGGAGAAGACGTTTGTCGGCCTCGCGAACTACGTGGAGCTGTTCCACACGGCGACGTTCTACACGGCGCTGCGCAACAACCTGCTGTGGCTCGTGCTGTTCCTGCTCGCACCACCGATGGGTCTCGCGGTCGCGTTGTACCTGAACCAGGCGGTCGCGGGCATCCGCGTCGTGAAGTCGCTGTTCTTCGCACCGTTCGTGCTGTCGGGCGTGGTGGTCGGGCTGATGTTCAGCTGGTTCTACGATCCGACCTTCGGCTTGCTGAAGCTGATCCTCGGGCATGGCGTGCCCGTGCTCGGCGATCCACGCTACGTGAGCTTCGGCATCATCTTCGCCGCGCTGTGGCCGCAGACTGCCTATTGCATGATTCTTTATCTGACCGGCCTCACGTCGCTGAATGCCGAGCAGATCGAAGCCGCGCGGATGGAAGGCGCAAAAGGCTGGTCGATGCTGTGGCACGTCGTGTTGCCGCAACTCCGCCCGACGACGTTCATGGCGATCGTCGTGACGATCATCGGTGCGCTGCGCAGCTTCGACCTGATCGCCGTGATGAGCGGCGGCGGACCGTTCGAAAGCTCGACCGTCCTCGCGTATTACATGTACGACCAGGCGATCAAGTACTACCGGATCGGCTACTCGGCCGCGATTGCGGTGGTGCTGTTCGCGATCATGATGGTGTACATCGTCTATCACCTGCGCCGTCTGCTGCGCACCGAGCAATAA